A window of Cetobacterium sp. ZOR0034 contains these coding sequences:
- the gatC gene encoding Asp-tRNA(Asn)/Glu-tRNA(Gln) amidotransferase subunit GatC → MSLTREEVLNVAKLARLEFNEEEIVRFQADLNNILDYIDVLGEINTDDVQPLVQVHETGVKLREDIIKESLTPQEAMKNAPASEDGALIVPKVIGE, encoded by the coding sequence ATGTCTTTAACAAGAGAAGAGGTTCTTAATGTAGCTAAATTAGCAAGATTAGAATTTAATGAAGAGGAAATTGTAAGATTCCAGGCAGATCTAAATAACATTTTAGATTACATAGATGTTCTAGGAGAAATAAATACTGATGATGTACAACCGTTAGTACAAGTTCATGAAACTGGAGTAAAATTAAGAGAGGATATTATAAAAGAATCTTTAACACCTCAAGAGGCTATGAAAAATGCCCCTGCTTCAGAAGATGGAGCATTAATAGTACCGAAGGTAATTGGAGAATAA
- a CDS encoding pseudouridine synthase — MRINKYLAQNGYASRREIDKLIENGDIKVNGKDTAPGQKVTDADKIYIKGKLFEKPKSEGKVYFLLNKPKGVLSASKDDRGRKTVTDLIDTKERLYPIGRLDADTEGAIILTNDGDIFNKVIHPKGEVYKEYFAIVKGEIRDKDLSRLAKGIILDDGPTLPAKTKILKRAAGKSEVIIAIREGKNRQVRRMFDAVKHAVMYLRRDAIGKINLGDLESGKYRKLTSQEIKYLKSL; from the coding sequence ATGAGAATAAATAAGTATCTAGCTCAAAATGGATATGCATCAAGAAGAGAGATAGATAAACTTATAGAAAATGGAGATATAAAAGTTAATGGAAAGGATACAGCGCCTGGCCAAAAAGTTACGGATGCGGACAAGATCTATATAAAAGGAAAGTTATTTGAAAAACCTAAATCGGAAGGGAAAGTTTACTTCCTACTTAATAAACCAAAAGGTGTTTTAAGTGCTTCGAAAGATGATAGAGGAAGAAAAACAGTAACAGATTTAATAGATACAAAAGAGAGACTATATCCTATAGGAAGATTAGATGCAGATACAGAGGGTGCAATAATTTTGACTAATGATGGTGATATTTTTAATAAAGTTATCCATCCAAAAGGAGAGGTTTATAAAGAGTATTTTGCTATCGTAAAAGGAGAGATTAGAGATAAGGATCTTTCAAGATTAGCAAAAGGAATAATTTTAGACGATGGTCCTACTTTACCAGCTAAGACAAAGATATTAAAAAGAGCTGCAGGAAAAAGTGAGGTTATAATAGCAATAAGAGAGGGTAAAAATCGTCAAGTTAGAAGAATGTTTGATGCTGTTAAGCATGCTGTAATGTACTTAAGAAGAGATGCTATTGGAAAGATAAATCTAGGAGATTTAGAATCAGGAAAATATAGAAAGCTAACATCGCAAGAGATAAAATATTTAAAATCATTATAG
- the scpB gene encoding SMC-Scp complex subunit ScpB: protein MGIKEQIESILLLGGEEIKIRDLSKFFSISIEKVLNILETLKIERFNTGINLEIDQEVVYLITNPRCGEIVNLYFKQDVKPKKLSNAALETLSIIAYRQPVTKSEIEAVRGVSTDRVILTLEERKFVRVCGKKEAIGKPNLYEVTDKFLGYLGISTVEELPQYEIMKERLNGTDENK, encoded by the coding sequence ATTGGAATAAAAGAACAGATCGAATCAATACTTTTATTAGGTGGAGAAGAGATAAAAATAAGAGATTTAAGTAAGTTTTTTTCTATATCAATAGAAAAGGTTTTAAATATATTGGAAACTTTAAAAATAGAACGTTTTAATACAGGAATAAACTTAGAGATAGATCAAGAAGTTGTTTATTTAATAACAAATCCTAGATGTGGCGAGATAGTAAATTTATATTTTAAACAGGATGTAAAACCTAAGAAATTATCTAATGCAGCACTAGAAACGTTATCTATAATAGCTTACCGTCAACCAGTAACAAAAAGTGAGATTGAAGCGGTAAGAGGAGTATCAACTGATAGAGTTATATTAACATTAGAAGAAAGAAAATTTGTAAGAGTATGTGGGAAAAAAGAGGCAATAGGGAAACCAAACTTATATGAAGTAACTGATAAATTTTTAGGGTACTTAGGAATCTCAACAGTGGAAGAACTACCACAATATGAAATAATGAAGGAGAGATTAAATGGAACCGATGAGAATAAATAA